In the Flavobacterium sp. 90 genome, TTATTGACAACTTCTACAAAAACGCAAATTTCAGATATTTATATTCGAAAGTTATATCATGTAAACGTTGAAACTCCGGATGTTGAGGTTGCTCGAATCATGGATAAATATGACCTGGAAGCAATTCCGGTTGTAGATGAATTGGGACGTTTAGTTGGTCGCATTACAATTGATGATATTATCGACGTCATCAAAGACGAAATTGAAAAAAGAGATACCGAAGATATTCAGAAATTCGGGGGATTGGAAGCTTTAGAATTACCATATGTTCAAACACGTTTGGGTGAAATGGTTAAGAAGAGAGCGACTTGGCTTGTTGTTTTATTTATTGGAGAAATGTTCACGGCTTCGGCAATGGGATTTTTTGAAGGTGAAATTGAGAAAGCTGTAGTTTTAGCATTATTTGTTCCGCTTATTATTTCGAGTGGAGGAAATTCCGGTTCTCAGGCAGCAACTTTGATCATTCGTGCAATGGCGTTGAAAGAGCTTACGCTAAAGGATTGGTGGTATGTAATGAAGAAAGAAATTGCATCAGGTTTTTTACTTGGAGCGATTTTGGGAATTGTTGGTTTCATCAGGATTATGGTTTGGCAACAAACAGGTCTTTACGAATATGGAGAACACTGGTTAGCGATAGGTTTTACGGTTTCGCTTTCGTTAGTCTTTATTGTTTTGTGGGGAACGCTTTCAGGATCAATGATACCTTTTTTACTGAAAAAACTTAAACTGGATCCCGCAACTTCATCGGCTCCATTTGTAGCTACTTTAGTTGATGTAACAGGATTGGTAATTTATTTTACGATCGCTTCTTTGTTATTAAAAGGGAAGTTGCTCTAAGAATATTATAGGTTCCTAAATTTTGTGCAAGGTTTGTTCATTACGGACGCAAATCTTAAATTGTCTATAAAGGAACGCGGATTAAACTGATTCGCTATCGCGAAAACGCGGATCAAAACGGATTTTTCATTTATTATTTTTAAAAATCCGTTTTCATCTGCGTTTTTACTTTTGTAAATCCCTATCATGTGCGTTTCTTTCGAAAAGACTTAGATGGAATAATGCTTTTGAAATAGCCGGAATGATTTCTGGCTTTTTAGATTTTTGCCACAAATTGATCCATTGCAGTGATTTAAAATCTGTAAAATCTGCGTAATTTACATGCCGAAAAATCTGCTATTAAACAACCAAAAATAAATCAAAAAACAACCAAGAATGAAAGTACACATAATTGGAGGAGGAAACTTGGGAGTTTCCATCGCCTTGGGAATTGCAAAGTTCTCAAAAAACAATCAGGTTACAGTTACAAGAAGAAACACGGGAAGTATTCAATATTTATCTGAATACGGAATCACGGTTTCATCAGACAATAAACATAATATTCAAGAAGCCGACGTAGTGATTTTAACTATAAAACCCTATCAGGTTGATACTGTTTTTGCTGAAATTTTACCGGTAATAAAAGGGAAAACTATCGCATCAGCAGTTAGTGGATTATCTCTTGATATGCTTCAGCAAAAAACAAATAATGAATATCCGGTAATTCGTATTATGCCAAATATTGCGGCACAATTTGGAGAATCGGCAACTTGTATTTCTTTCCCTGAAAAGGATAGAGAAAAAGCATTGCTAATCGTAGATTTATTTCAGGATTTAGGAACAGCTCCGGTTATTGATGAAAAATTAATGGATGCGGCAACCGTTCTTGGCGCTTGCGGAACAGCTTATGCTTTAAGATATATTCGTGCTTCAATGCAAGCCGGAATCGAAATAGGATTTGATTCGAATACAGCTTTGGCAATTGCGGCACAAACTGTGAAAGGAGCGGCAAAAATGTTATTAGAGGAGAAAGTACATCCGGAACAATTAATCGACCGTGTAACGACGCCTCAAGGCTGCACAATCGTTGGTTTGAATGAAATGGAACATAATGGTTTCAGTTCTTCTTTAATTAAAGGAATCAAAACTTCTTTGAAGCAGATTAAAGGGTAGGAAAATTTAAATATTTAAAATCCAAATTCCAATTTTTATGAATTGGAATTTGGATT is a window encoding:
- the mgtE gene encoding magnesium transporter → MEFKISKELIKQIAQLIQAKNNKELEILLNDMHHADFAEILDEIDIDEATYIFKVLNSEKTAEILLELEDDLREQILNRLSPKEIAEELDELETNDAADIIGELSKDRKAEVISELQDVEHAKGIVDLLRYDEDTAGGIMHKELVKVNENWNVLTCVKEMRIQAENVSRVHSIYVVDDENRLKGRLSLKDLLTTSTKTQISDIYIRKLYHVNVETPDVEVARIMDKYDLEAIPVVDELGRLVGRITIDDIIDVIKDEIEKRDTEDIQKFGGLEALELPYVQTRLGEMVKKRATWLVVLFIGEMFTASAMGFFEGEIEKAVVLALFVPLIISSGGNSGSQAATLIIRAMALKELTLKDWWYVMKKEIASGFLLGAILGIVGFIRIMVWQQTGLYEYGEHWLAIGFTVSLSLVFIVLWGTLSGSMIPFLLKKLKLDPATSSAPFVATLVDVTGLVIYFTIASLLLKGKLL
- the proC gene encoding pyrroline-5-carboxylate reductase, with translation MKVHIIGGGNLGVSIALGIAKFSKNNQVTVTRRNTGSIQYLSEYGITVSSDNKHNIQEADVVILTIKPYQVDTVFAEILPVIKGKTIASAVSGLSLDMLQQKTNNEYPVIRIMPNIAAQFGESATCISFPEKDREKALLIVDLFQDLGTAPVIDEKLMDAATVLGACGTAYALRYIRASMQAGIEIGFDSNTALAIAAQTVKGAAKMLLEEKVHPEQLIDRVTTPQGCTIVGLNEMEHNGFSSSLIKGIKTSLKQIKG